A window of the Nitrosococcus wardiae genome harbors these coding sequences:
- the pdhA gene encoding pyruvate dehydrogenase (acetyl-transferring) E1 component subunit alpha yields MPRKEIELEHSIEHLSILDENGSLDQDLMPELSKKQLLRFHRGMLLARRFDERLLLLQRQGHIGTFAPVKGQEAAQIGAVANLKAEDWMLPAFREIAAILWRGTPPSALIIFNAGYNEGGKIPEQQRDFPNAVPVASQLPHAVGVAYGIKYRKKQEVVLTFFGDGATSEGDFHEALNFAAVFGVPAVFVCQNNHWAISVPREKQTKSKTLAQKALAYGIPGIQVDGNDVLAVYAATQEAVDRARSGGGPTLIECITYRLTMHTTVDDPTKYRQEEEVKIWEKRDPLPRFQKFLQEAGHLSEKDIDDLEKEIKEQLDAEWSEAQQQMEKLGNPLDMFEYIYAQLPPYLQEQKEFFSQFIEAQEEADHA; encoded by the coding sequence ATGCCAAGAAAAGAAATCGAGTTAGAACATTCTATTGAGCACCTTTCCATACTTGATGAGAATGGCAGTCTCGATCAGGATTTAATGCCAGAGCTCTCCAAAAAGCAATTACTTCGGTTCCACCGAGGGATGTTGCTTGCTCGCCGCTTTGATGAGCGCTTGTTGTTGCTGCAACGGCAAGGACATATTGGAACCTTTGCGCCCGTCAAGGGTCAGGAGGCAGCGCAAATTGGCGCTGTTGCCAATTTAAAAGCTGAAGATTGGATGCTTCCCGCTTTCCGCGAAATTGCCGCTATCCTCTGGCGAGGGACGCCCCCTTCAGCCCTAATCATTTTTAATGCAGGCTACAATGAAGGTGGAAAGATTCCAGAGCAGCAGCGAGATTTTCCCAATGCAGTTCCGGTAGCCTCCCAGCTTCCCCATGCGGTGGGAGTTGCTTATGGGATTAAATACCGGAAGAAACAAGAGGTCGTGTTGACCTTCTTTGGCGATGGAGCAACTTCCGAAGGCGATTTTCATGAAGCATTAAATTTTGCCGCTGTGTTTGGGGTCCCCGCGGTTTTTGTATGCCAGAACAATCATTGGGCCATCTCCGTTCCCCGTGAGAAGCAAACCAAGTCCAAGACCTTGGCACAAAAAGCTTTGGCCTATGGGATACCGGGGATTCAAGTGGATGGTAACGATGTCCTGGCCGTTTATGCAGCAACACAAGAAGCGGTTGATCGTGCCCGTTCTGGTGGGGGGCCTACTTTGATTGAGTGTATCACCTACCGCCTTACCATGCATACCACCGTGGATGACCCTACCAAGTATCGTCAAGAAGAGGAGGTCAAAATTTGGGAAAAGCGGGATCCCTTGCCGCGATTTCAAAAATTTTTGCAAGAAGCGGGACACCTCTCAGAAAAAGATATCGATGATCTAGAGAAGGAAATAAAAGAACAACTGGATGCAGAGTGGTCAGAAGCCCAGCAGCAAATGGAAAAGCTGGGTAACCCTCTCGATATGTTTGAGTATATCTATGCCCAATTGCCCCCTTATCTTCAGGAACAAAAAGAATTCTTCAGCCAGTTTATAGAGGCGCAAGAGGAGGCAGATCATGCCTGA